A window of Perognathus longimembris pacificus isolate PPM17 chromosome 6, ASM2315922v1, whole genome shotgun sequence contains these coding sequences:
- the Adam33 gene encoding disintegrin and metalloproteinase domain-containing protein 33 — protein MGRGSRRSGGSPVLLLLLLLPPWLGPRARALPGNAPGEPVTPYWALDGPLWRAVTLQEPILTLDGGLLVLEAEGQELLLELEKNHRLLAPGYTETHYSPDGQPVVLVPNHMDHCHYSGRVKGFPDSWVGLSACSGMSGLIVLSSNTSYYLHPWPPGDYKDSSTHRIFRTEKLFTWKGACSFRDNQGRTSLPQAHHNRERREVQRGSTKYLELYLVADHTMFLIQHRNLNHTKQRLLEVANYVDQMLRTLDIQVVLTGLEVWTERDYSQISPDANATLWAFLQWRQQLWARRPHDSAQLLTGRTFRGTTVGLAPIEGMCRAESSGGVSMDHSELPIGAAATVAHEIGHSLGLSHDPDGCCMEATAEQGGCIMAAATGRPFPRVFSACSRRQLRAFLRKGGGACLSNAPGPGLPAPPARCGNGFVEPGEECDCGPDQRCPDACCFAHNCSLRAGARCAHGHCCARCRLKPPGAMCRRAVGDCDLPEFCTGASPHCPPDVFLLDGSPCAGGRGYCRDGACPTLEQQCQRLWGPASRPAPQACFQVNSAGDTRGNCGQDGVGGFLPCAPRDVQCGKLQCQGGELSPLEPHMVPVDAWVHLEGREVPCRGALTLADAPLDLLDLGLVEPGTQCGPSMMCQDGRCQNATSLELERCLSACHNRGVCNSNHNCHCAQGWAPPFCDKPGFGGSVDSGPEYPETHDAFLLAILLSFLLPLLPGVGLAWCCYRLPGLRCQPRTWGCRRKPVSSRSNNGPGRESLPGGVHTIELGLAASSWRAPALDPKNTARAQQPP, from the exons ATGGGCCGGGGGTCCCGAAGATCTGGGGGTTCGccagtgctgctgctgctgctgctgcttcccccGTGGCTAGGGCCGCGCGCCCGGGCGCTTCCAG GAAATGCCCCTGGAGAGCCAGTCACCCCTTACTGGGCTCTGGATGGTCCCCTCTGGCGTGCAGTCACCCTGCAGGAGCCG ATCTTGACGCTAGATGGGGGGCTGTTGGTCTTGGAGGCTGAAGGCCAGGAGCTCCTGCTTGAACTGGAGAAGAACCA CAGGTTGCTGGCCCCAGGGTACACAGAAACTCACTACAGCCCAGATGGGCAGCCCGTGGTGCTGGTCCCCAACCATATG GATCATTGCCACTACTCTGGGAGAGTGAAGGGCTTCCCGGACTCCTGGGTGGGCCTTAGTGCCTGCTCTGGGATGAG TGGCCTGATCGTGCTCAGCAGCAATACCAGCTATTATCTGCATCCCTGGCCACCAGGGGACTACAAGGATTCCTCAACTCATAGGATCTTCCGGACAGAGAAGCTGTTCACCTGGAAAGGGGCCTGCAGCTTCAGGGACAATCAGGGCAGGACCAGCCTTCCTCAAGCTCACCATAATAGG GAGAGGCGAGAGGTGCAACGCGGGAGCACCAAGTACCTGGAGCTGTACCTGGTAGCTGACCACACCATG TTCTTGATCCAGCACCGAAACTTGAACCACACCAAACAGCGTCTCCTAGAGGTTGCCAACTACGTGGATCAG aTGCTCAGGACACTAGACATTCAGGTGGTGCTGACCGGCCTGGAAGTGTGGACAGAGCGGGACTACAGCCAAATCTCACCGGACGCCAACGCCACGCTCTGGGCCTTCCTGCAGTGGCGACAGCAGCTGTGGGCGCGGAGGCCACACGATTCGGCGCAGCTGCTCAC GGGTCGTACTTTTCGGGGCACCACCGTAGGCCTGGCGCCCATCGAGGGCATGTGCCGGGCGGAGAGCTCCGGAGGCGTGAGTATG GACCACTCGGAGCTCCCAATCGGCGCGGCTGCCACCGTGGCCCATGAGATCGGCCACAGCCTCGGCCTCAGCCACGACCCCGACGGCTGCTGCATGGAGGCCACAGCAGAACAGGGCGGTTGCATCATGGCGGCGGCCACCGG GCGTCCTTTCCCGCGAGTGTTCAGCGCCTGCAGCCGCCGCCAACTGCGCGCCTTCCTCCGCAAGGGGGGCGGTGCGTGCCTCTCCaacgccccgggccccgggctcccCGCGCCTCCGGCCCGCTGCGGAAACGGCTTCGTGGAGCCGGGTGAAGAGTGTGACTGCGGCCCGGATCAG AGGTGCCCGGACGCCTGCTGCTTCGCCCACAACTGCTCGCTGCGCGCAGGGGCGCGGTGCGCTCACGGGCACTGCTGCGCGCGCTGCCGG CTGAAGCCGCCAGGCGCGATGTGTCGCCGGGCTGTGGGGGACTGTGACCTCCCCGAATTCTGCACTGGCGCCTCTCCTCATTGTCCCCCGGACGTTTTCTTACTGGACGGCTCGCCCTGCGCCGGGGGCCGCGGCTACTGCCGGGATGGAGCGTGTCCCACGCTGGAGCAGCAGTGTCAGCGGCTTTGGGGTCCCG CCTCGCGTCCAGCACCACAGGCCTGTTTCCAAGTAAACTCCGCGGGAGACACGCGTGGGAACTGTGGCCAGGACGGTGTGGGTGGCTTCCTGCCTTGTGCACCGAG AGATGTCCAGTGTGGGAAACTGCAGTGCCAGGGTGGGGAGCTCAGCCCACTCGAGCCACACATGGTGCCCGTGGACGCTTGGGTTCACCTAGAGGGCAGGGAGGTGCCTTGCCGGGGAGCGCTCACACTCGCTGATGCACCACTGGACCTGCTTGACTTAGGCCTGGTAGAGCCTGGCACCCAATGTGGACCCAGCATG ATGTGCCAGGACGGGCGCTGCCAGAACGCTACTTCCCTGGAGCTGGAGCGCTGCCTGAGTGCCTGCCACAACCGCGGA GTTTGCAATAGCAACCATAACTGccactgtgctcaaggctgggcaCCTCCCTTTTGTGACAAGCCAGGCTTTGGTGGCAGTGTGGACAGTGGCCCGGAGTACCCTGAAA CTCATGATGCCTTCCTGCTGGCCATACTCCTCAGCTTCCTGCTGCCTCTGCTCCCTGGGGTTGGGCTAGCCTGGTGCTGCTACAGGCTCCCGGGACTTCGGTGCCAGCCACGTACCTGGGGCTGCAGGAGGAAGCCCGTGAGCAGCCG GTCCAACAATGGCCCAGGCAGGGAGTCCCTCCCAGGTGGAGTTCACACCATAGAGCTGGGCCTGGCAGCAAGCAGCTGGAGAGCCCCAGCCCTGG ATCCCAAGAATACTGCCAGAGCCCAGCAGCCACCCTGA
- the Gfra4 gene encoding GDNF family receptor alpha-4, whose amino-acid sequence MACCLGSVQLLLLLLLGSSSSAEQNHCLDAAEACTADAQCQRLRTEYVTQCLARSASGDCHLARCHRALRRFFSRGPLALTHALLFCQCTGTECAERRRQTFVPACAFVGSNPSPPSCLEILETCELSPVCRPRLLAFQASCAPAPDVCLQDQGPRCLRAYAGLVGTAVTPNYVDNASARVAPWCDCGVSGNRREDCESFRGLFTRNRCLDGAIQAFDSRWPSVLQKQLDSHQDPGYSLLQTSSADQSLEGSSLLASLSVLALKALF is encoded by the exons ATGGCCTGCTGTTTGGGGTCtgtgcagctgctgctgctgctgctgctgg GGTCCTCGAGCTCCGCGGAACAAAACCACTGCTTGGACGCGGCCGAGGCGTGCACAGCAGACGCGCAGTGCCAGCGGCTGCGCACCGAGTACGTAACCCAATGCCTGGCTCGGTCTGCATCCGGTGACTGTCACCTTGCCCGCTGCCACCGCGCCCTGCGCCGCTTCTTCTCCCGCGGGCCGCTCGCGCTCACCCACGCGCTGCTCTTCTGCCAGTGCACTGGCACCGAGTGCGCCGAGCGCCGGCGCCAGACCTTCGTGCCAGCCTGCGCCTTCGTCGGGTCCAACCCATCGCCGCCCTCCTGCCTGGAGATCTTGGAGACCTGCGAACTCAGCCCAGTCTGCAG ACCTCGCCTCCTTGCCTTCCAAGCCTCCTGCGCCCCAGCCCCAGATGTCTGCCTGCAAGACCAGGGCCCCCGCTGTCTGCGCGCCTACGCAGGCCTCGTGG GCACGGCTGTCACCCCAAACTACGTGGACAATGCAAGCGCGCGCGTGGCGCCCTGGTGCGACTGTGGAGTCAGCGGGAACAGGCGCGAAGACTGCGAAAGTTTCCGGGGACTCTTTACAAGGAACCGCTGCTTGG ATGGTGCCATTCAAGCCTTTGACAGCAGGTGGCCCTCAGTCCTGCAGAAACAGCTGGACTCCCATCAGGATCCGGGGTATAGCCTCCTACAG ACCTCCTCTGCCGACCAGTCCCTGGAGGGGAGCTCCCTGCTGGCCAGTCTCTCTGTCCTGGCTCTCAAGGCTCTGTTTTGA